Proteins found in one Rhodobium gokarnense genomic segment:
- a CDS encoding GTP-binding protein — MAKEKFARTKPHVNIGTIGHVDHGKTTLTAAITKFFGDFKAYDQIDAAPEEKARGITISTAHVEYETDARHYAHVDCPGHADYVKNMITGAAQMDGAILVVSAADGPMPQTREHILLARQVGVPAIVVYLNKCDQVDDEELLELVELEVRELLSSYEFPGDDIPIVKGSALVAL; from the coding sequence ATGGCGAAAGAGAAGTTTGCGCGGACGAAACCGCACGTAAACATCGGGACGATTGGTCACGTGGACCACGGCAAGACGACGCTGACGGCCGCGATTACGAAGTTTTTCGGTGACTTCAAGGCGTATGACCAGATCGACGCTGCGCCGGAAGAAAAGGCGCGCGGCATCACGATCTCCACGGCGCATGTGGAATACGAGACGGACGCGCGGCACTACGCCCATGTCGACTGCCCGGGCCACGCCGACTACGTCAAGAACATGATCACGGGTGCGGCGCAGATGGACGGCGCGATCCTGGTGGTCTCGGCCGCCGACGGCCCGATGCCGCAGACCCGCGAGCACATCCTGCTCGCCCGTCAGGTCGGCGTTCCGGCGATCGTGGTCTATCTCAACAAGTGCGACCAGGTCGACGACGAGGAGCTCCTGGAACTGGTCGAGCTCGAGGTTCGCGAGCTGCTGTCGTCCTACGAGTTCCCGGGCGACGACATTCCGATCGTCAAGGGCTCGGCGCTGGTGGCGCTGGA